The Penaeus chinensis breed Huanghai No. 1 chromosome 16, ASM1920278v2, whole genome shotgun sequence genome window below encodes:
- the LOC125033623 gene encoding SAGA-associated factor 29-like: MGKGKDKNLGSPKRSIDSPKSPKMRGSDSSPSFKREQLLRTEPFPPISVTPYPLSTSTEMAMAMSSEAQALQDRVKVLSDLVRELQKARDENVSHMNTMNSFSDKIICEEKLTVQNRGKLKGMYEKAVGDAEKEVGLMKKALHTVYQIRSIRHDLRIQAKNSGNKETIRRGALMKMLLNCAQTLPLWIGNSMEKPPPLCGAIPPEQNYVAKVNDMVACLVRGSEGEDNWILAEVVSYNTSTNKYEVDDIDEEQKERHTLSRRRVYPLPLMRANPEVNPEALYPKGSIVMALYPQTTCFYKAVINRLPTLATEEYEVLFEDPSYADGYSPPLMVAQRYVIQIKEVSKKK, encoded by the exons atggggaaaggaaaggataaaaacCTAG GAAGCCCAAAGAGGAGCATTGACAGCCCAAAATCCCCCAAGATGCGAGGAAGCGACTCTTCGCCGTCATTCAAGCGAGAGCAGCTACTGAGGACAGAGCCATTCCCTCCCATCAGTGTCACCCCCTATCCCCTTTCAACATCCACTGAAATGGCCATGGCTATGAGTTCAGAAGCTCAGGCATTGCAG GATCGAGTGAAGGTCTTGTCTGATTTGGTACGTGAGCTACAGAAAGCCAGAGATGAAAATGTCTCTCATATGAACACCATGAATTCCTTTTCGGACAAAATTATTTGTGAAGAGAAATTAACCGTACAAAATAGG GGTAAATTGAAGGGGATGTATGAAAAAGCTGTAGGAGATGCAGAGAAAGAAGTTGGTCTGATGAAAAAAGCTCTGCACACAGTCTACCAGATCCGCAGCATTCGACATGACCTGCGGATACAA GCGAAGAACTCTGGGAACAAAGAAACTATCCGCAGGGGAGCACTGATGAAGATGCTGCTGAACTGCGCCCAGACCCTCCCCCTCTGGATTGGTAACTCCATGGAGAAGCCGCCCCCTCTCTGTGGGGCCATCCCGCCTGAGCAGAACTACGTGGCCAAG GTGAATGACATGGTGGCCTGCTTGGTGCGAGGCAGCGAAGGTGAGGACAACTGGATCCTGGCTGAGGTGGTGAGCTACAATACCTCTACCAACAAATATGAAGTCGACGACATTGATGAGGAACAGAAGGAACGGCATACACTCAGTCGGCGGAGGGTCTACCCGCTGCCTCTGATGCGCGCTAATCCTGAGGTCAATCCAGAGGCACTATACCCTAAGGGATCCATAG TCATGGCACTATACCCCCAGACAACCTGCTTCTATAAAGCAGTGATCAACCGCCTGCCAACTCTTGCCACAGAGGAGTATGAGGTCCTTTTTGAAGATCCCTCGTATGCAGATGGTTACTCTCCCCCGTTGATGGTTGCACAGAGATATGTTATTCAGATTAAGGAAGTCAGTAAGAAGAAGTGA